Sequence from the Desulfotignum phosphitoxidans DSM 13687 genome:
GGCAAGAATTGCAAACACGGCCATGGCACCCATGTGCATCAGGGCAGCCCACTGGGACGGCGGACTGGCAGCCGGAGACAGGGTCGCCCAGGGCATGCACACCAGCAGCAGCACCAGGATTCCCCGGCTGACCCTTCGCAGAATTCCCGGATATGTCAAAGAGGATATGGATTGCATATTTAAATACCTGACGTGTCAATAACTACAATAAAGCAGGCCTGACCCCGGCTTTTTTTACTTAAAACTTAACACTTAAAACTTAAAACTCCCAACAACTACAATAACGCAGGCCTGACCCCGCTAGTTTTTTAGAACAAGGGCGGAAAGGGAGGTGAAAAGGAGGGCGTTGGCGGGGATGTGGAGGTTGCCGTCGGAGTAGCTGTGGATGAGGATGGCGATGGCAGCGGCCATGCAGCCTAAGGCGATGCCCGAGGTCTGGCAGCTGCGGCTTTGGAATTTGGCAAAACCGGTCTTGAAGAAAAGATAGAGCAGCCACAGCATCAGGGGGATGACCAGGATGCCTGTGTCTGCCGTGAACTGGAGATAATCATTGTGGGCATATCTGGCCAGGACCGTGTAGCCGGGCTGCTGGTATGGGGGATACGCCACTTCAAAGGTTCCCGGGCCCGTGCCGGCGGCCGGGTTGTCTGCGATCATGTGCCGGGTGCCTTCCCAGAGATTGAGCCGGTGGGCGATATTGTCTTCCATGTCCCCCTGGGTCAGGGTCATGATGCGTTGTACCACGGGGGTGGAGGCCATCACAATCGCGGCTGTCACCACGATGCCGGCCAGCAGATATCCCACCAGCCGCTTGTGGGCAAACCCTTTTTTGAGCAGCAGCACCACAGCCATGAAAACCAGGGCACCGGCCGTGCCGGCCCACCCGCCCCGGGACAGGGTCAGGGCCTGGCAGACAACGAGAAACAACGCCAGACAGATCAAACCGATCTTCCATTCCACGGGTCTGGACCGGATCAGGAACATGACGAGCATCACGGGAATGGCCATCTCCAGGAATCCGGCCATGTGGCTGCGGTTGACATAGGCCCCGGTCAGGGAATCTTTGTATGCGTTTCCGGTTTCCGCAGCATAATCCCACCAGGCAAACGCCAGCACATCATACAGCTCCAGCAGCCCCACCACACACAAAAACCCGGCCGTTCCCGCAATCACCCACACCAAGGCCCGCTGTTCCTCCCGGGTGCGCACGGATACCGCCACCAGAAAGAAAAATCCCAGATAGGTCATCAGCATCAAAAGGCCCTGAAACGCCAGGGCCGGATGGGGCGACATCACAGCGGACCAGGCTCCTAACGCTGCACAGGGCGCCGCCACATAAACTAACAGTTCCCGGGTGGTGAACCCTTTCAACGACGATCTCCGGGATGACGGCTTCCGCCTCCCCTTTGACCGCATCGCTTCGAGCACCAGCACAATCCCGCCCAGGGCCACCATGGCCTGAATCACGGTCTGTGCCCAGGCATGCACCGATCCCCGGAACAGCGGCGCAGCCGCGATCATCACGCAAACAATCAAAAAAGCAGGATTTTTCATCAGCTTGAAAGGCTATCCCAGTTATGCCGGCCATATCCGAATGCGACTTTTGGCGACTACCCAGAGATGACCTGCCGGACTTTCTTTCGGCAATAAGAAAATCACCTCATTTACCAAGACTTCCAGGTCATGGCCGGCATCTTCAAACAGCCTTGTCAACCGAACATCGACACATTCATCAAGTTTAATTCGCATCATCCGCCTTAAACCGGCAAAGCAGCGTACCGGTCATGTGCCAGCTCAGCGGCATATGTGATCGCTGCACGGATATCATTTTTTTCTAACGTCGGATAAGCGGAGAGGATCTCATCTTCAGAAACACCGGCCGCCAGATTGTCCATGATAAGCGATACCCAGATACGAGTGCCGCGAATACATGGTTTACCGAAACAAATATCCTGATCAACAACGACCCGTTCAAGCAACTCCTGCCTTGTCAATTTTGGGATATTTTCCATTGAAACCTCCATCTCAGGGTTTTAAATTCATGGTACCTTTACCGACAAAAATTTGCAACCCATACGCACCCCACCCCGTCTACTTAAAACTTAACACTTAAAACTTAAAACTCCCCCTTTTTCTACCTCCCGGAGCCGGAGATCATCACCCACACCGTCCGGAAAATGATCTTTGCATCCACCCACAACGACCAGTTGTCAATGTATTTCAGGTCCAGCTTCATCCATTCCTTGAAACTGATGTCATTGCGGTTGGGCTGGATCTGCCAGAAACAGGTGATGCCCGGCTTCATGGACAGGCGCCGGCGCTCCCACCGCTCATAGCATTTGACCTCTGAGGGCAGCGGCGGCCGCGGCCCCACCACGCTCAGTTCTCCCTTGAGTACATTGATGAACTGGGGCAGCTCATCCAGCCCGGTTTTGCGCAAAAACGTGCCGATATAAGGAATGATGCGCGGATCATTTTTAATCTTGAACGCCGGGCCGTCGCATTCATTGGCATGTTGCAGCGCCTCCAGGCGGGCCTCTGCATCCGGCACCATGGTCCGGAACTTGTACAGGTCAAATTTGCGGCCGTTCTGCCCCAGCCGCACCTGTTTGTACAGCACGGGCCCGACCCGGCCCCGCAGAGAGACAAACCCTGTGCAGGCAAGAACTGCAAACACAGCCATGGCCCCCATGTGCATCAACCCGGCCCACTGGGAAGGCGGGCTTGCCACCTGCGACAGCGCAGCCCAGGGCATGGCGCCAAGCAGAACCGCCAGCATCCCCCGGCTCCCCCACCGCAGGATGTCAGGATATGCAGGAAAAGATATGGACTGCATGTTCATTCTACTTTACCCCCCAATACCGACAATGCCACAGGTGACCC
This genomic interval carries:
- a CDS encoding O-antigen ligase family protein; the encoded protein is MKNPAFLIVCVMIAAAPLFRGSVHAWAQTVIQAMVALGGIVLVLEAMRSKGRRKPSSRRSSLKGFTTRELLVYVAAPCAALGAWSAVMSPHPALAFQGLLMLMTYLGFFFLVAVSVRTREEQRALVWVIAGTAGFLCVVGLLELYDVLAFAWWDYAAETGNAYKDSLTGAYVNRSHMAGFLEMAIPVMLVMFLIRSRPVEWKIGLICLALFLVVCQALTLSRGGWAGTAGALVFMAVVLLLKKGFAHKRLVGYLLAGIVVTAAIVMASTPVVQRIMTLTQGDMEDNIAHRLNLWEGTRHMIADNPAAGTGPGTFEVAYPPYQQPGYTVLARYAHNDYLQFTADTGILVIPLMLWLLYLFFKTGFAKFQSRSCQTSGIALGCMAAAIAILIHSYSDGNLHIPANALLFTSLSALVLKN
- a CDS encoding DUF433 domain-containing protein yields the protein MENIPKLTRQELLERVVVDQDICFGKPCIRGTRIWVSLIMDNLAAGVSEDEILSAYPTLEKNDIRAAITYAAELAHDRYAALPV
- a CDS encoding sugar transferase, with the translated sequence MQSISFPAYPDILRWGSRGMLAVLLGAMPWAALSQVASPPSQWAGLMHMGAMAVFAVLACTGFVSLRGRVGPVLYKQVRLGQNGRKFDLYKFRTMVPDAEARLEALQHANECDGPAFKIKNDPRIIPYIGTFLRKTGLDELPQFINVLKGELSVVGPRPPLPSEVKCYERWERRRLSMKPGITCFWQIQPNRNDISFKEWMKLDLKYIDNWSLWVDAKIIFRTVWVMISGSGR